CGTTAAAGATGGAACGAGCCTGTGCTCCGGGTTGTCCCTGGATGTCGATTCCCTTATTGTCCAGTTTCACGTTTTTCAGTCCATCAACAGCATACTGTCCGTAATGGCTCACAATAAGATGCGGGCCCGAAATAGGCGATGGAAGAGAACCTCTGTTGCGCTCAAAGTTATCTGAAAGTTGTCTGTCAGAGCTATCTATTGAATAAACCGGTGCAGGAGCTGCTTTTTCACTCTTTCTGGTTTCAGTTCTTTCTGTTCTTTCAACTTTTGCTGCTTTTACTGTCCTTTCTGTTTTCTCCACTTTAGGAACGTTAGCAGTCCGGCTACTCTTTTCTGTTTTTTCCGACTTACTTTCTGCAGCAGCTTTTTCTCGCCTTGCCTCTTCTGCAGCTTCTGCCTTTCTGCGTGCTGAAGCAGCGGCTTCAGCTTTACGACGGGCGGCTTCGGCTGCTGCTGCTTCCTTGCGGGCTCTCTCAGCAGCGCGTTTACGGGCTTTTTCTATTTCAATATTGATCAACCGGTCAATCTGTGCATTCAGTTGATTGGCTTCTCTTCTATGCTTGGCAATCTCCGACTGCAAACCTTTCTGTTTTTTCTGCAGACCGGAAACTATCGTTTTCTTTTCCTGTTCCTGTAATTCAAGCTTTTGCTTTTCTCTTTGTCCCTCAGTAAGCAGGTTTTCCTTAGCAGTCTTCACCTCTTCCATTTCAGACTTCTTTCTGCCTATCTGTGCTTGTCTTTTAAGGATTTCCTCTCCTTGTATGCGTTGATAGGTTCCATACTCTTTTACATAACGAAGACGGCGATAAGTCTGGCTTAATGAATTTGACGAAAGAATGAACATCAGCTTTTCTTCAACAGATTTATTCTTATAGAGATATTTCACCGAAGATTCATATTTCTTTTTCTTATCGAGTAAATCAAGTTCCAGGTTGCGCAATTGCTGAGAAAGAGATCCTACTTCCTGATCAATAGTCTGCACATCGTTTCCAATAACCGTAATGTATCTTTTTCTATCTTCAATCTGGCCGGTAAGGGTATTTAACCCTCGTAGCTGACTGCCCACATCTTTCTTTGTTGATTTAAGAAGAGACTCTTTTTTAGATATCTCTTTTTGAATAAAGCCACGTTTATTCTGAAGATCTTTTATTTTTCTGTTTGTCTGGGCAGAAAAAGTTGTTGCTACCAGGACGCTTATCAATAAGAGTAAGAAACGTTTCATAATCCTAATAGCACTTTTAATAGTTCGTTAAAATCCATCTTTTTATATTTTGCCGAGACATTTGTGGGAGATTCCCAATCTCCATTCTCGGTTAGTTTGGAAAGGTCTATCTCTGCAGAAAATGGTTTCTTTCCTCCTTCGAAAGAGATATCCATTCTGGATGGAAAGCTTTTTGAGCCAAATGGCTGGAATTCGGTATATTTCCAGTTTAGCTGATAAGGGGCTGCCAGCGTTGAAATGGAGCTTTCCAAAAGCTGTCCCGTATTTGGAGTGGCAGAAAAACTATAAACAAAGTCTTTCGCTTTTTTCTTTATTTCCATCGTTTTATTGTCGGCACTGGAATGAACTGTGAACTGAGACAGCAATTTGTTGTTCAGCTCCTTATTGCCCGGCAAAAAGAGCGCATTGGTGAAAAGAGCCTGCAGGGTGTAAAAATCCATATCCGTATTTGCCATTGCAGACAGTTCGGAAATTGGTTCTTCTACATATTGTTTATTGATTCGATCTATAATCAGCACCTTTGTGGGGGTAAACTCTACTCTTCCGGCTTCAATACCCAGAAAAGGAACAATAGACAACTGAATTACTTCATTTTTCTTCATACGGAATGTGCCATTGACAGAGATATCTTTCCCATTGGAATTGACCGTCAACTTCATCTTTGAAGAAAAATTAGTTACCACAGGAGTATTATTAGCCACACTTCCCAGATAGTCGAGGTTCTCTGTAACCACCGGAAGGGCAGATTTGCTTATACTCTGTCCCGACTTACAGCCGGACATTATTATAGCTAAAAAAATAAAGCTGAATCCAAATGCTGCCACATGTTTGCAGCGACACATCAAAACACTATTTCTCATTCTGCAATATATTTCTTTTGTACAATCTTTTTCTTTAATATCTCTGATTTATTGCCCATTTCACGGGACTTTATCCAGTACTTCAGCGCCTCTTCCTTTTCACCGGTCATATAATATACATCTCCGCAATGTTCTGTTACCACATCACTTTTATCGCCGCCTTTTTTCATGGCATCGTCCATATAGACTTTAGCTTCGGTATATTTCCCTTTTATAAAAAGAATCCATGCGTATGTGTCCAGATAAGTATTGTTGTCCGGTTCGGCTTTTATGGTTCTGTAACTCATCTCTTCTGCCTTATCCAGACTCTTCTTTTCCACGGAAAGATAGTAAGCATAGTTATTCAGTGCTCCTGCATTATCCGGATTATATACTAGTGAAGAATCATAAGCGGCATAAGCTAATGCGTCTTGTTTCTTTGTGTGATAGATGTCTCCCAGCATACTGTAAAAGTCGGAAATAATCTTTTTATCGCTTTTTTCATTGACCCGGGCAACACCTTTCTTGAATACATTCAACGCATCATCGATCCGTTCGGCCTGATAATAAGACAGGCCGAGGTAATAATAAAATTCAAGTGCATCGGGATTAGTTTCAATAGCCGGTTCACAGATCTTTATTGCTTCCTTAAAATCGTTCTTCTTAATTGCATAGCTCAGCAGTTGCAAGCGAGCGGGGGTATTTTCCGGATCAAGCTCTATCACCTGCTTTAAAACAGGCACAGATTCTTTCTCCATACCTTTAGCCAGAAGATACTGAGCATAAAGCATTGGAATCTGCGCATCTTCCTGTTCACCTTCCATCATCTTTTGAAAAAGGGGAACAATACGGGTGCTGTCTTTTCCTGTCTGCTGAGAGCGGACAATCATTTGACGCATAATATCCACCTTTACATCGCTCTCTACTTTCTTATTAAGCAGTACCGAATCAATCTGTTGCTCATACCGTTCGTTTTGCCCGGTCTGCTCATAATAGTTTGCCATAGAGACAAGAACTTGTGGATTTCGGGGTTCAACAGCCAGCACTTTCTGGTAAGTTTCATAAGCTTCTTTGGGCTTTCCGTTGTTCAGATAGACATCGCCCAACACGCATAAGTAGCGCATATCGTTAGGATATTCATTGGCAAGGCTTTCTATCTCATTAAATGCTTTCTTATTATCTTCCATCAGCAGATACATGCGGAATTTCTCCATGCTGATCTGCTCTGTTTTTCCATTCATTTGTTCAAAACGATCAAGCGTTTTAACTGCTTTAGGATAATCCTTTGACTGGTTATACAGGTCGATCAGAGCCATAAGAGGTTCCTGACGGCTGGGAAACTGAACAGACATATTTTCAAAAGCGGCAATAGCCTTATCTGCTTTTCCTTGTTGCTGATAGATAGTTGCCAGATTCTGACTGT
This genomic interval from uncultured Bacteroides sp. contains the following:
- a CDS encoding peptidoglycan DD-metalloendopeptidase family protein — translated: MKRFLLLLISVLVATTFSAQTNRKIKDLQNKRGFIQKEISKKESLLKSTKKDVGSQLRGLNTLTGQIEDRKRYITVIGNDVQTIDQEVGSLSQQLRNLELDLLDKKKKYESSVKYLYKNKSVEEKLMFILSSNSLSQTYRRLRYVKEYGTYQRIQGEEILKRQAQIGRKKSEMEEVKTAKENLLTEGQREKQKLELQEQEKKTIVSGLQKKQKGLQSEIAKHRREANQLNAQIDRLINIEIEKARKRAAERARKEAAAAEAARRKAEAAASARRKAEAAEEARREKAAAESKSEKTEKSSRTANVPKVEKTERTVKAAKVERTERTETRKSEKAAPAPVYSIDSSDRQLSDNFERNRGSLPSPISGPHLIVSHYGQYAVDGLKNVKLDNKGIDIQGQPGAQARSIFNGEVAVVFQVNGLVNIIIRHGNYISVYCNLSSASVSKGQKVSTRQTIGRVYSDPSDGNRTILHFQLRKETSKLNPEAWIGR
- a CDS encoding DUF4292 domain-containing protein; this encodes MRNSVLMCRCKHVAAFGFSFIFLAIIMSGCKSGQSISKSALPVVTENLDYLGSVANNTPVVTNFSSKMKLTVNSNGKDISVNGTFRMKKNEVIQLSIVPFLGIEAGRVEFTPTKVLIIDRINKQYVEEPISELSAMANTDMDFYTLQALFTNALFLPGNKELNNKLLSQFTVHSSADNKTMEIKKKAKDFVYSFSATPNTGQLLESSISTLAAPYQLNWKYTEFQPFGSKSFPSRMDISFEGGKKPFSAEIDLSKLTENGDWESPTNVSAKYKKMDFNELLKVLLGL
- a CDS encoding tetratricopeptide repeat protein, with translation MVATFDLSQTYRLKPVIAGLAPFHIGALSALLFFSSCGSSTKTSLQVKEPPVVAAVATPLSSDLQRKYDYYFLEATRQKSKGELDAAFELYQHCLSIDPNASAALSEISQFYFFLKQPEKGLACMEKAVENAPDNYWYSQNLATIYQQQGKADKAIAAFENMSVQFPSRQEPLMALIDLYNQSKDYPKAVKTLDRFEQMNGKTEQISMEKFRMYLLMEDNKKAFNEIESLANEYPNDMRYLCVLGDVYLNNGKPKEAYETYQKVLAVEPRNPQVLVSMANYYEQTGQNERYEQQIDSVLLNKKVESDVKVDIMRQMIVRSQQTGKDSTRIVPLFQKMMEGEQEDAQIPMLYAQYLLAKGMEKESVPVLKQVIELDPENTPARLQLLSYAIKKNDFKEAIKICEPAIETNPDALEFYYYLGLSYYQAERIDDALNVFKKGVARVNEKSDKKIISDFYSMLGDIYHTKKQDALAYAAYDSSLVYNPDNAGALNNYAYYLSVEKKSLDKAEEMSYRTIKAEPDNNTYLDTYAWILFIKGKYTEAKVYMDDAMKKGGDKSDVVTEHCGDVYYMTGEKEEALKYWIKSREMGNKSEILKKKIVQKKYIAE